AGTGATTGACCTTATTATTGGACTTCGTGTTAATTCCGATGATGAACGTATGGGTCTGGACTTAAGCCAACATGGCGAACGTATTGAATAATCACTAATAATTCTTATATCAAAAACAGTCTTGTGCTGTGATCAAAGCGATGCTTTGATCTCGGACAGGACTGTTTTTTTGTCTCATAGAATGCTGGTTCTGTAAGTGTAGAAATTTTGCTACACTAGGTCAAAGTAATTGACCCTATTAAGTCCGCTATGCATTGTCCATTTTGCAACGCCGCAGATAGTAAAGTCATCGATTCGCGTCTAGCCGCAGAAGGTTGTCAGATTCGTCGACGTCGTGAGTGTGTAAGTTGCGGTGAACGTTTTACCACTTTTGAAAGCTATGAAGTGGTGATGCCCCGTGTGATCAAATCGAATGGAAAAAATGAACCGTTCGATGAGGCGAAGCTACGTCGTTCGCTTATGCATGCCTTACAAAAACGTCCAGTGACACAAGAGCAGATCGAGACGGTTCTCAGCGATATTCAGTTGCAAATTCGTCGTTTGGGTGAGCGTGATGTGAAATCCAGAACGATTGGTGAGATTGTCATGCAATCTTTATTTGCACTTGACCACGTTGCCTATGTTCGTTTTGCTTCGGTTTATCAAGATTTTCAGGATGTTGAAGCGTTTCGCCGCCAAATTGAGCAAATGCAACAACGTGAGCACTAATCATTTGAGATTTTTATGTCTGAGTTAAAACAAGATCAATACTGGATGCAGCAAGCCATTGAACTTGCCAAACGAGGACTCTATTCGACAAAACCAAATCCAAATGTCGGTTGTGTCATTGTCAAAGATGATCAGTTAATTGGTGAAGGTTTTCACCCTAAAGCTGGTCAGCCTCATGCGGAAGTTTTTGCATTACGTCAGGCAGGCGAACAGGCACAAGGCGCAACTGCTTATGTGACGCTTGAGCCGTGTGCTCATTATGGACGAACCCCTCCGTGTGCTGAGGCGCTGGTTAAGGCGCAAGTTAAAAAAGTGGTAGTGGCATGTCCTGATCCAAACCCGCTTGTTGCAGGTAAAGGTGTTCAGATATTAAAAAATGCCGGTATTGAAGTAGAAATCGGTATTTGTGAAGACTTAGCCGCTAAACTTAATCAAGGCTTTTTAAAAGCGATGTCTACGGGCATGCCATATGTACGTTTAAAAGTAGCCTCTAGTCTAGATGGACGTACTGCAATGGCATCTGGTGAGTCGAAGTGGATTACGGGTTCTGCTGCCCGTCAAGATGTCCAACATTGGCGTGCCATTTCAGGCGCCGTGATTACAGGCATTGATACTGTAATTGCTGATGATTGCCAGCTTAATGTACGTTCACTCCATAATATTGATATCGAGACGGTTGCTCAGCCAAAACGAGTAATTCTAGATCGGAGAGGACGTTTACCACTCACCGCTAAAATATTAGAAAATCCTGAAACTGTCATGGTGATGGGGCCATATCGTCAGGAACTCGCTGACTTAGGCGTGATACAATTAGAAATTCAACCTTTAAAAACGTTATTACAGACCTTATCTAAGCAATACCAAATTTATGATGTGTTGATCGAGGCTGGCGCGACATTATCAAGTGCCTTTTTGCAAGAAGGGTTGATTGATGAAATGATCAGTTATGTGGCTCCAACTTTATTGGGGCAAAGTGCTAGAGCCATGTTCAATGCAGATTTTGAATATATGGCACAGCAACTTCGTTTTAAACTTCTTGATGTAATACAACTTGATCAAGATATACGCTTAAGGTTAATCCCTACGCAAGAGAAAGTATGAATTCAGAGCCTTCGGTATACCACAAACGTCGTCATGCAGCCCGCACGACAGACGAATATCTTTTCCATCAGCTTGTCCCGTATTTGGGCAACAAGCGCCGATTGCTCCACTTGATTTTAGAAGCTCTGGAAATCACAGGGACGCTGAATAGCAAGAAAAAGAACCCCCCGATTTTTGCTGACTTTTTTGCAGGCAGTGGAGTGGTTTCTCGTTTAGCACGTCAAAATGGATACCGTGTCATTGCCAATGATTGGGAACCTTATAGTCATGCTTTAAATCATGCAATTTTAGCGTGTGTCGATGCACCTGCTTTTAAAGAGTTGGGTGGCTATCAGAAAGCGATTGATTATTTAAACCGCTTACCCGAGGTTAAAGGCTGGGTAACGCATAACCTTTGCCCTCGTAATGATGATGTCTATGATCCATCTCGTGATCGTTTATTCTTTAAACGTCGCAATGGTATGCGCATCGATGCGATTCGCCAGCAGATTGCAACATGGCAAGCGCAGGGTGCAATTAATGATGTAGAAATGAGTGCTTTGCTTGCGCCATTACTCTATTCGGCAAGTTTTGTGAGTAATACTAGTGGTGTATTTAAAAGCTTCCACCAAGGGTGGGGCGGACGTACACAAACAGCGTTAGAGCGGATTGAATCACTACTTTGGTTAACACCGAGCCGTTTCTGTGAGATTGGCGACCGTAAACGCCCCGCTGCTGAAATGTGGTGTGTAGATGCTCAGCATTTAGCAAATCAAATGAGCGGTTTTGAAGTAGATGTAGCCTATCTTGACCCACCTTATAATCAGCATGCTTACAGTAGTAACTATCACGTTTTAAATGCATTGACGTTATGGGATCAAGTCGACCTACCTCCACCCGACACTAAGGGTTATAAGAGTGGTATTGACCGTGCATGGCGTAAAGAGCGTCCAAGCCCATACAACTCTTCTAAACATGCAAAAGATGCGTATGAGAAATTACTCTCAACGATCAATGCACGTTATATTCTGACCAGTTATTCAACCGATGGTAACATTGAGCCGAAAGATTTACTGATGGCCAATCTGGAACGTGGAAAAGTGACTTTACTTACTCAAGATGTTCCACGTTATCGCGTAAGTAAACAACGTCAGTCAGAGCGTGCACGTGTGCTTGAGTTTATTGTGATTACAGATACTCATGCCAAACCAGGGCCACCGTTACGTCAATTGTTAGGCCAGCTTTACCACTTTGCCGAGCTAGGTGGTGTAGATACATCAGGTAATAGTACACAGCTCGCACTTTGGTAAGCGCTGCAATTTAAGCAGTGTAAAAGATTTGGAGATTGAGCCATGTTTACAGGCATTATTGAAAGTTTAGGTAAAGTAGAAAGCCTACAAAGTGTAGGTGGCGATGTGCGTTTACGTATTCAAACCGATTTGGATATGTCTGATGTACATTTGGGTGACTCAATTGCAACTAACGGGATCTGTCTCACAGTGATTGAGTGGGGTGATAACTGGTAT
The window above is part of the Acinetobacter baumannii genome. Proteins encoded here:
- the nrdR gene encoding transcriptional regulator NrdR translates to MHCPFCNAADSKVIDSRLAAEGCQIRRRRECVSCGERFTTFESYEVVMPRVIKSNGKNEPFDEAKLRRSLMHALQKRPVTQEQIETVLSDIQLQIRRLGERDVKSRTIGEIVMQSLFALDHVAYVRFASVYQDFQDVEAFRRQIEQMQQREH
- the ribD gene encoding bifunctional diaminohydroxyphosphoribosylaminopyrimidine deaminase/5-amino-6-(5-phosphoribosylamino)uracil reductase RibD; this translates as MSELKQDQYWMQQAIELAKRGLYSTKPNPNVGCVIVKDDQLIGEGFHPKAGQPHAEVFALRQAGEQAQGATAYVTLEPCAHYGRTPPCAEALVKAQVKKVVVACPDPNPLVAGKGVQILKNAGIEVEIGICEDLAAKLNQGFLKAMSTGMPYVRLKVASSLDGRTAMASGESKWITGSAARQDVQHWRAISGAVITGIDTVIADDCQLNVRSLHNIDIETVAQPKRVILDRRGRLPLTAKILENPETVMVMGPYRQELADLGVIQLEIQPLKTLLQTLSKQYQIYDVLIEAGATLSSAFLQEGLIDEMISYVAPTLLGQSARAMFNADFEYMAQQLRFKLLDVIQLDQDIRLRLIPTQEKV
- a CDS encoding DNA adenine methylase; the encoded protein is MNSEPSVYHKRRHAARTTDEYLFHQLVPYLGNKRRLLHLILEALEITGTLNSKKKNPPIFADFFAGSGVVSRLARQNGYRVIANDWEPYSHALNHAILACVDAPAFKELGGYQKAIDYLNRLPEVKGWVTHNLCPRNDDVYDPSRDRLFFKRRNGMRIDAIRQQIATWQAQGAINDVEMSALLAPLLYSASFVSNTSGVFKSFHQGWGGRTQTALERIESLLWLTPSRFCEIGDRKRPAAEMWCVDAQHLANQMSGFEVDVAYLDPPYNQHAYSSNYHVLNALTLWDQVDLPPPDTKGYKSGIDRAWRKERPSPYNSSKHAKDAYEKLLSTINARYILTSYSTDGNIEPKDLLMANLERGKVTLLTQDVPRYRVSKQRQSERARVLEFIVITDTHAKPGPPLRQLLGQLYHFAELGGVDTSGNSTQLALW